The following proteins come from a genomic window of Corynebacterium hansenii:
- the metS gene encoding methionine/alanine import NSS transporter subunit MetS, with translation MSGIAIIMMVLFIVIIWGGFVTALVNLSNNPDESAGELGQYAATSNEELAALEQQ, from the coding sequence ATGTCCGGAATCGCAATCATCATGATGGTCCTGTTCATCGTGATCATCTGGGGAGGCTTCGTCACCGCCCTGGTCAACCTGTCCAACAACCCCGATGAATCCGCCGGCGAACTCGGCCAGTACGCCGCCACGAGCAACGAGGAACTCGCCGCGCTCGAGCAGCAGTAA